The following are encoded in a window of uncultured Ilyobacter sp. genomic DNA:
- a CDS encoding Rpn family recombination-promoting nuclease/putative transposase: MKREMSMNKVFELLPESLKNDCWVEASSKGSFIEEDMLSYFEDKLYIKDIDGSSEALYIFYNKDKKSNRVVVNEFLKVLMHFNKGRYSNIKSFIHSNGKLYSISEYLRETPVDLESYAPDFEYILNDISSLETPELKEEIKLKLFSEVSKFIFKDEELLKLFKSLLNN, from the coding sequence ATAAAAAGGGAGATGTCAATGAACAAAGTATTTGAATTACTGCCTGAAAGTTTAAAAAATGATTGCTGGGTGGAAGCATCTTCAAAAGGAAGTTTTATTGAAGAAGATATGTTAAGTTACTTTGAGGACAAACTTTATATAAAAGATATAGATGGAAGTTCCGAAGCTCTTTATATCTTTTATAATAAGGATAAAAAAAGCAACAGGGTAGTTGTCAATGAATTTTTAAAGGTATTAATGCATTTCAACAAAGGGAGGTATTCTAATATAAAGTCTTTTATTCACAGTAATGGAAAGCTTTATTCAATTAGCGAGTATTTAAGAGAAACTCCTGTTGACCTGGAGTCTTATGCTCCTGATTTTGAGTATATATTAAATGATATTTCAAGTTTAGAAACTCCAGAACTGAAAGAAGAGATTAAGCTAAAACTTTTTTCAGAGGTTTCAAAGTTTATTTTTAAAGATGAGGAACTTCTGAAACTTTTTAAATCTTTGCTAAACAATTAG
- a CDS encoding IS256 family transposase translates to MARLPKELVRDFVREGNFKSIKDIEEALKDIFKDTIQEALEAEIEEELGYSKYDLANKSTTNSRNGKYKKTVKSSAGNIDLLVPRDREGAYQPKIVEKHQRDISKLEDNILSLYGKGMSTRDISSHVQDIYGFEVSAESVSRITDKLIPLIQEWQSRPLDPVYPFIFLDAVHYSVKEENRIVKKAAYVVLGVTLEGRKEILGIYIGENETSKFWLSVMTDLKNRGVKDILIASVDGLNGFDNAILSVFPQAQIQRCIVHQIRNTLKYVSYKDRKSFAHDLKSIYTAPSEEAGLTALNSVKDSWKAKYPYALRSWEVNWSQLSAFYEYTEEIKKVMYTTNVIENVHRQFRKVTKSKGVFPTDMSLLKQLYLVVIDLDKKWDRSFKRGWDQILGQLAIKYEDRLSEYLF, encoded by the coding sequence ATGGCTAGATTACCGAAGGAACTTGTCAGAGATTTTGTTAGAGAAGGAAACTTTAAATCTATTAAGGATATCGAAGAAGCTTTAAAGGATATTTTTAAAGATACTATCCAGGAAGCTTTAGAAGCTGAAATTGAAGAAGAGCTTGGATATTCCAAGTATGATTTAGCCAATAAATCTACTACTAACTCTAGAAATGGTAAGTACAAGAAAACTGTTAAATCAAGCGCTGGAAACATTGATCTCCTCGTTCCCAGAGACAGAGAAGGTGCATATCAACCTAAGATTGTTGAAAAACATCAAAGGGACATCTCTAAATTGGAGGATAATATTCTATCGCTTTATGGAAAGGGAATGAGTACTAGGGATATCAGCTCTCATGTTCAGGATATATATGGATTTGAAGTATCTGCAGAGAGTGTTAGTAGAATAACAGATAAACTAATTCCTCTTATTCAGGAATGGCAGAGTAGACCTCTTGATCCTGTATATCCATTCATTTTCCTTGATGCAGTCCACTATTCAGTCAAAGAGGAGAATAGAATTGTTAAAAAGGCTGCCTACGTTGTCTTAGGAGTTACTTTAGAAGGAAGAAAAGAAATTTTAGGAATATATATAGGTGAGAATGAGACCTCAAAATTTTGGTTATCAGTAATGACTGATCTTAAAAATAGAGGTGTTAAAGATATCTTAATCGCTTCTGTAGATGGTCTGAACGGATTTGATAATGCTATTCTGAGTGTATTTCCACAGGCTCAGATTCAGAGGTGCATAGTTCACCAAATAAGGAATACGCTAAAATATGTAAGCTACAAAGACAGAAAATCTTTTGCGCATGACTTAAAATCTATTTATACTGCCCCAAGTGAAGAAGCAGGGCTAACTGCTCTTAATTCTGTCAAGGATTCCTGGAAAGCGAAATATCCATACGCTCTAAGGAGCTGGGAAGTGAACTGGAGTCAATTAAGTGCATTCTATGAGTATACAGAAGAAATAAAAAAGGTGATGTATACAACCAATGTGATAGAAAACGTCCACAGGCAATTCAGAAAAGTTACTAAATCCAAGGGGGTATTTCCTACAGATATGTCTCTCTTGAAGCAGTTATATCTTGTAGTAATTGATCTGGATAAAAAATGGGATAGGAGTTTTAAAAGAGGTTGGGATCAGATTCTTGGACAATTGGCAATTAAATATGAAGACAGACTCTCAGAATATTTATTTTAG
- a CDS encoding ABC transporter ATP-binding protein, which yields MAIVSLKNIKKSYIKGTLEVKALNGITLDIQRGEFTVLAGPSGSGKTTLLNIIGAMDRATSGEVIVDGVDLSLLKPKRASDFRREKIGFIFQDYSLIPVLTVYENVEFSLDLLGIHDKMTKREMVESILKEMDIYELRDRRPSEISGGQQQRVAVARALVKKPSIILADEPTANLDSVTGEAILTMMKKLNEEYEITFIFSSHDLKIIEKAKRVVRLRDGIQEGDSL from the coding sequence ATGGCTATAGTGAGTCTTAAAAATATAAAAAAGAGTTATATAAAAGGAACTCTAGAGGTCAAGGCATTGAATGGAATAACTCTAGATATTCAAAGAGGGGAATTTACAGTTTTAGCGGGACCTTCAGGCTCTGGGAAGACTACTCTTTTAAATATCATAGGGGCCATGGACAGGGCCACCTCTGGTGAAGTAATAGTAGATGGTGTAGATCTTTCTCTCTTGAAACCTAAAAGAGCTTCAGATTTCAGAAGGGAAAAGATAGGATTTATATTTCAGGATTACAGTCTTATTCCGGTGCTGACAGTCTATGAGAATGTAGAGTTTTCACTAGATCTGCTTGGTATTCATGATAAAATGACAAAGAGGGAGATGGTGGAAAGCATCTTGAAAGAGATGGATATATATGAACTTAGAGACAGAAGGCCTTCTGAAATTTCAGGAGGACAACAGCAGAGGGTTGCGGTGGCTCGTGCCCTTGTAAAAAAACCAAGTATAATACTGGCAGATGAACCAACTGCAAATCTTGATAGCGTCACAGGCGAGGCCATTCTTACAATGATGAAAAAACTCAATGAGGAATATGAAATAACTTTTATTTTTTCCTCTCATGACCTAAAAATTATTGAAAAGGCAAAACGAGTTGTGAGACTGAGAGATGGTATTCAAGAGGGTGATTCTTTGTGA
- a CDS encoding MBL fold metallo-hydrolase yields MNIKVLVENNSGNLCLGEKGLSLYIEADNIKVLFDTGRTSLFIENASKIGVSLTDLDYIVLSHGHFDHGDGLRFIKGKITHLSSRFLCKKISKKR; encoded by the coding sequence ATGAACATAAAAGTACTGGTGGAAAACAACTCAGGAAATCTCTGTCTTGGGGAAAAGGGGCTTTCCCTGTATATAGAGGCGGATAATATAAAAGTACTTTTCGATACAGGGAGGACATCTCTTTTTATAGAAAATGCATCTAAAATAGGAGTATCATTAACTGATTTAGATTATATAGTCCTAAGCCACGGTCACTTTGACCACGGAGACGGTTTAAGGTTTATAAAAGGTAAAATAACTCATCTGTCATCCCGATTCCTTTGTAAGAAGATTTCGAAAAAGAGATGA
- a CDS encoding FtsX-like permease family protein, whose product MIFKMIFRNIFRYKKRTVLTLITMIVGIYLAILGEGLNAGLENQITDIYIKTDTSHYKIYGKDFYSEKDDNDQLEYPIENLERVEEILKNKNYSKRLIFKGSITDGREELMAQFIGVEPHNENLVFERYKYMVEGSFVTGKDSMVLGIEMARLLKLGIGDEITLIARTASQSINAYNLTITGLIKTGNTLMDSNSVFINLDFSKKFADTTAINDIAVESLLQNKEIENLKKLNIDLVPWQEEIKDILRITSIRRKAFAIISTTILIMAGVTIANTMLMAMLERQKEIGIMMANGMNSREILFIFLGEGTFVGSLGSFIGFIFGWITTNYYEKKGIQIAIKSSDLGINIPFSDRLYLYFDLDRSLVIFMMGVLFSVAASVYPAIKSIKLDPAEAIKDR is encoded by the coding sequence GTGATATTTAAAATGATTTTCAGAAATATATTTCGGTATAAAAAAAGAACGGTTTTAACACTGATAACAATGATAGTGGGGATATATCTGGCAATTTTGGGAGAGGGTCTGAATGCCGGATTGGAAAACCAGATAACGGATATCTATATAAAAACAGATACATCCCATTATAAAATCTATGGAAAGGATTTTTACAGTGAAAAAGATGACAATGATCAGCTAGAATATCCGATAGAAAATTTGGAAAGAGTTGAGGAGATCCTTAAAAATAAAAATTACAGCAAAAGGCTTATTTTTAAGGGAAGTATCACAGATGGACGTGAGGAGCTAATGGCTCAGTTCATAGGAGTCGAGCCTCATAATGAGAATTTAGTCTTTGAAAGATATAAATACATGGTGGAAGGATCTTTTGTTACAGGGAAGGACTCTATGGTTTTGGGCATTGAGATGGCAAGACTTCTGAAATTGGGTATAGGTGATGAGATAACCCTAATAGCAAGAACTGCTTCACAGAGTATAAATGCATATAATCTTACAATAACAGGTCTAATAAAAACAGGAAATACTCTGATGGACAGTAATAGTGTCTTTATTAATCTGGATTTTTCTAAAAAATTTGCAGATACTACAGCTATTAATGATATAGCTGTGGAGTCATTGCTTCAAAATAAAGAAATTGAAAATCTAAAAAAACTTAATATAGACCTTGTTCCATGGCAGGAAGAGATAAAGGATATACTTAGGATAACCTCTATAAGAAGAAAGGCTTTTGCCATAATTAGTACTACTATCCTCATTATGGCCGGAGTAACCATAGCCAATACAATGCTTATGGCGATGTTAGAGCGTCAAAAAGAGATAGGGATAATGATGGCAAACGGTATGAACAGTAGAGAAATTTTATTTATTTTTTTAGGTGAAGGTACTTTCGTGGGGAGTTTAGGAAGTTTTATAGGCTTTATTTTTGGGTGGATAACCACCAATTATTACGAAAAGAAGGGAATACAGATCGCAATAAAAAGCAGCGACTTGGGAATAAACATCCCTTTTTCTGATCGGCTTTATCTTTATTTTGACTTGGATAGGTCTCTGGTCATATTTATGATGGGGGTTCTTTTTTCTGTAGCAGCTTCGGTATATCCTGCAATAAAATCTATAAAATTAGATCCTGCAGAAGCTATTAAGGATCGTTGA
- a CDS encoding PTS mannitol transporter subunit IICBA, whose translation MSENQSLKVKVQAFGRFLSAMVMPNIGAFIAWGFITALFIPTGWLPNETLSTLVGPMITYLLPLLIGYSGGKIVAGERGGVVGAIATSGVIIGTSIPMFMGAMIAGPVGGYVIKKFDEAIHGKIKSGFEMLVNNFSSGLLGMTLALLFFKVIGPVVQTLNTILGNAVKGLVEMNLLPLTSLIVEPAKILFLNNAINHGVFSPLGIQQSTEVGKSLFFLIEANPGPGLGILVAYMLFGKGMAKDSAPGAAIIHFFGGIHEIYFPYVLMQPLLLIAVILGGMTGVFTNVILNGGLIAPASPGSVFAVLAMTPKGGFMATMTSIILSALVAGFVAMVILKKTANGKDLDEATEDMKSMKNKPTVTGAKDLSENISKIVVACDAGMGSSAMGASLLRKKIKNAGLDIDVTNLAINNLTEDIDIVITHRDLTPRAEKKVVNPIHMSLDNFMDGKFYDSLVEELNKKVSPVSTEKTEEAPAKEKAAYDTILVKDGIILGLPSISKEEAIKKIGMQMSEMGYVEDNYYEYMLERESKSTTFIGNNVAIPHGTLEGKVSVLKTGIVINQYPKGVDFGDGNIAYILIGIAGKNDEHVDIISNIADAIEEEETVELLAKTTDKEEFYSRFTS comes from the coding sequence ATGAGTGAAAATCAAAGTTTGAAAGTTAAGGTTCAGGCATTTGGTAGATTTTTAAGCGCAATGGTAATGCCAAATATAGGGGCATTTATTGCCTGGGGATTCATAACAGCACTCTTTATCCCTACAGGATGGCTTCCAAATGAAACACTATCGACACTTGTAGGCCCTATGATAACTTACTTACTGCCTTTATTGATAGGATACAGCGGTGGTAAAATAGTAGCAGGAGAGCGTGGAGGAGTTGTAGGAGCAATAGCTACTTCAGGAGTAATTATAGGAACTTCAATACCTATGTTTATGGGTGCTATGATCGCCGGTCCTGTGGGAGGATATGTCATCAAGAAGTTTGATGAAGCTATCCACGGAAAGATAAAATCAGGATTTGAGATGCTTGTAAACAACTTCTCATCAGGTTTATTAGGTATGACTTTAGCTCTATTATTCTTCAAGGTTATAGGACCTGTAGTTCAGACACTAAATACAATCCTAGGAAATGCAGTTAAAGGACTAGTTGAGATGAATCTTTTACCGCTTACATCTCTTATAGTAGAACCTGCAAAGATTCTATTCCTTAATAATGCTATAAATCACGGTGTATTCTCGCCACTAGGAATACAACAGTCAACTGAAGTTGGAAAATCGTTATTCTTCTTGATAGAGGCTAACCCTGGTCCTGGACTTGGAATACTAGTAGCTTACATGTTATTTGGTAAAGGAATGGCAAAAGATTCTGCACCTGGTGCTGCTATAATCCATTTCTTCGGTGGAATCCATGAAATTTATTTTCCATATGTGTTGATGCAGCCACTATTACTGATAGCTGTAATATTAGGTGGAATGACAGGAGTATTCACAAATGTAATATTAAACGGTGGTCTTATAGCTCCAGCATCACCAGGAAGTGTCTTTGCAGTATTAGCTATGACTCCTAAGGGTGGATTTATGGCAACAATGACATCAATAATCCTTTCAGCGTTAGTTGCAGGTTTTGTGGCTATGGTTATTCTTAAGAAAACTGCCAACGGAAAAGACCTTGATGAAGCTACAGAAGATATGAAATCTATGAAAAATAAACCAACTGTTACTGGAGCAAAAGATTTATCAGAAAATATATCTAAAATAGTAGTTGCCTGTGATGCTGGTATGGGATCGAGTGCAATGGGAGCAAGTCTTTTAAGAAAGAAAATTAAAAATGCAGGACTGGATATCGATGTTACAAATCTAGCAATAAACAACCTTACTGAGGATATCGATATAGTTATAACTCACAGAGATCTCACTCCTAGAGCTGAAAAGAAAGTTGTAAATCCTATCCACATGTCACTAGACAACTTTATGGATGGTAAGTTCTATGACTCTTTAGTGGAGGAACTCAACAAGAAAGTTAGTCCAGTAAGCACTGAAAAAACTGAAGAAGCCCCGGCTAAAGAAAAAGCTGCTTATGATACTATCTTAGTTAAAGATGGAATCATCCTAGGACTTCCTTCTATATCTAAAGAAGAGGCAATTAAAAAAATAGGTATGCAGATGTCTGAAATGGGATACGTTGAGGATAATTATTATGAATATATGCTTGAAAGAGAAAGTAAATCTACAACATTTATAGGAAACAATGTTGCTATCCCTCACGGCACTCTAGAAGGAAAAGTAAGTGTCCTAAAAACAGGAATAGTTATCAACCAGTATCCTAAAGGAGTAGACTTCGGAGATGGAAATATAGCATACATTCTTATCGGAATAGCTGGTAAAAATGATGAGCATGTGGATATCATTTCTAATATCGCAGATGCTATCGAAGAAGAAGAGACAGTAGAACTTCTGGCCAAGACTACAGACAAAGAAGAATTTTATAGCAGATTCACTTCATAA
- a CDS encoding transposase — MAIKITDIFTKSNTERLFKEKHDFFKHFHKDHIEFIKKSIDNARLYCDLSYAKAIFKCPICGELDYRPVSCKSKFCSSCGKLYAEKWALKLSQDMIDQKHRHILFTFPDFLWKYFLAKRHGLTLLSNHINQLFKEWFKKHKIRYYGLVIAIHSFGRDSSFHTHFHVIISLGGFKEDFTWKKLEYFEPKFFNSSWRFLVLQTIKSLYPNSKKAMKAISTAYFKEFYVALKGQPIKKNLKYIEYIGRYLMRPAIAEYRITHYDGKHVTFWYTDTNTQKKITLTLSTIEFMTRLVLHIHPKNFKAIRRFGFYARNINSSLKDTISLFKRKFLFKRKLPTWAERLFAQYGKVKLICPNWIRGNKVKTE; from the coding sequence ATGGCTATTAAAATTACAGATATTTTTACCAAATCTAATACTGAAAGACTTTTCAAAGAAAAACACGATTTCTTTAAACATTTTCACAAAGATCATATTGAATTTATTAAAAAATCTATCGATAATGCTAGACTTTACTGTGATCTTTCTTATGCTAAAGCTATTTTTAAATGCCCTATTTGTGGGGAACTTGATTATCGACCTGTTTCATGTAAGTCCAAATTTTGCTCTTCTTGCGGTAAACTGTATGCTGAAAAATGGGCTCTTAAACTTTCTCAAGATATGATTGATCAAAAACATCGCCATATCCTTTTTACTTTTCCTGATTTTCTATGGAAATATTTTTTAGCTAAGCGCCATGGTCTAACTTTACTTTCTAACCATATCAATCAACTTTTTAAAGAATGGTTTAAAAAACATAAAATCAGATACTATGGTCTTGTTATTGCTATCCACTCTTTTGGTAGAGACTCTTCTTTTCATACTCATTTTCACGTTATTATTTCCCTTGGTGGATTTAAAGAAGATTTTACCTGGAAAAAACTTGAATATTTTGAACCTAAGTTTTTTAACTCTTCTTGGAGATTTCTGGTACTACAAACTATTAAATCTCTTTATCCTAATTCTAAAAAAGCTATGAAAGCTATTTCTACAGCATATTTTAAAGAATTCTATGTTGCTTTAAAAGGGCAACCTATTAAGAAAAACCTCAAATACATTGAATATATTGGTAGATATCTTATGCGTCCTGCTATTGCTGAATATAGAATAACTCATTACGATGGGAAACATGTAACATTTTGGTATACGGATACTAATACTCAAAAGAAAATTACTCTTACCCTTTCTACAATTGAGTTCATGACTAGGTTAGTTTTACATATTCATCCTAAAAACTTCAAAGCCATCCGTAGGTTTGGATTTTACGCTAGAAATATCAATAGTTCTCTTAAGGATACAATTTCCCTTTTCAAAAGGAAGTTTCTTTTTAAAAGGAAATTACCTACTTGGGCAGAACGTTTATTCGCTCAATATGGAAAGGTTAAACTTATTTGTCCAAACTGGATAAGGGGCAATAAAGTAAAAACTGAATAG
- a CDS encoding MBL fold metallo-hydrolase: MGEIPRKKDFESKSTPFKLENGQNDFVLDDSALVVTTEKGLIVIPGCSHSGICNIIQYAKQVTGLDRVYAVIGGLHLMKLDSCTYKTIDFFKKENISIFYPIHCTNKIVVDEILHLLNNTDVRISFSGDIITL; this comes from the coding sequence TTGGGAGAAATACCTAGAAAGAAGGATTTTGAAAGCAAAAGCACACCTTTTAAACTTGAAAACGGACAAAATGATTTTGTCTTAGACGATTCAGCTCTTGTGGTAACCACTGAAAAAGGACTCATAGTGATTCCCGGATGCTCTCATTCTGGTATATGTAACATAATTCAGTATGCAAAACAAGTAACAGGTTTAGATAGGGTTTATGCAGTCATTGGAGGACTTCACCTTATGAAATTAGACAGCTGTACTTATAAGACAATTGATTTTTTTAAAAAAGAAAATATAAGTATCTTTTACCCTATACACTGCACCAATAAAATTGTAGTCGATGAGATTTTACATTTGCTAAACAATACAGACGTGAGAATAAGCTTTTCAGGAGATATCATAACTCTCTAA
- a CDS encoding alanine/glycine:cation symporter family protein translates to MGILSWVIRTGNTILWSYVLIVLLIGAGLYFTIINKFVQFKFIKEMIRLLAEGTSSETEGGISSFQAFCMSTASRVGTGNLAGVAIAVVAGGPGAVFWMWVIALIGSASAFVESTLAQIYKEEALDGFRGGPAYYMEKALGNRNLGIAFSILITICFGLVFNSVQSNTISLAFQEAFGTARLTTGIAITAFTAVIIFGGVKRIAKFTEAIVPVMAVAYVAIAMFVIVKNFTMIPSIFKLIIESAFGFKQAAGGAMGAAVMMGIKRGLFSNEAGMGSAPNAAATAEVSHPVKQGLIQALGVFTDTIIICSATAFMILISGVYTQGGLGGIQLTQVALTSQVGAWGSLFVAVCIFLFAFSSIIGNYYYGESNIEFINSDSKWLFIYRAAVLFMVGFGSVAKLAIVWDMADLFMGLMALLNIYAIMKLAPIAKIALDDYTKQKKQGKDPVFNPSSLGIVKGVQCWKGKKSKVEVKEEVELI, encoded by the coding sequence TTGGGAATTTTATCATGGGTTATCAGGACTGGAAACACGATACTTTGGTCTTATGTGCTTATTGTTTTACTTATAGGGGCTGGACTTTATTTTACGATAATAAACAAATTTGTTCAGTTTAAATTTATTAAAGAGATGATCAGACTTCTAGCTGAAGGGACCTCTAGTGAAACTGAGGGCGGAATATCTTCTTTTCAGGCTTTCTGTATGAGTACTGCTTCTAGAGTAGGAACAGGAAACCTTGCCGGGGTAGCTATAGCAGTAGTGGCAGGAGGTCCGGGAGCAGTTTTCTGGATGTGGGTAATAGCACTTATAGGGTCTGCATCTGCATTTGTAGAGAGTACTCTTGCACAGATATACAAGGAAGAGGCTCTAGATGGGTTTAGAGGTGGACCGGCATATTATATGGAGAAGGCTCTTGGAAACAGAAACCTGGGAATAGCTTTTTCTATACTTATCACAATTTGTTTTGGACTTGTATTTAACTCTGTTCAATCAAATACAATTTCCCTTGCGTTCCAAGAAGCATTTGGAACTGCTAGACTGACAACAGGAATTGCAATAACTGCTTTTACAGCTGTTATTATATTTGGTGGAGTTAAGAGAATTGCAAAGTTTACAGAGGCTATAGTTCCTGTGATGGCTGTGGCGTATGTAGCTATTGCTATGTTCGTTATAGTAAAGAACTTTACGATGATCCCTTCAATCTTCAAACTTATAATAGAAAGTGCCTTTGGATTCAAACAAGCTGCCGGAGGAGCCATGGGAGCAGCTGTAATGATGGGAATTAAAAGAGGTCTCTTCTCAAATGAGGCTGGAATGGGATCTGCACCAAATGCAGCGGCGACTGCTGAAGTATCTCACCCGGTTAAACAAGGTCTTATTCAAGCTTTAGGTGTATTTACAGATACGATAATAATATGTTCTGCCACTGCATTTATGATACTTATTTCAGGAGTATATACTCAAGGGGGCTTAGGTGGGATACAACTTACACAGGTTGCACTTACTTCTCAGGTGGGAGCATGGGGAAGTCTGTTTGTAGCAGTCTGCATTTTCCTATTTGCTTTCAGTTCAATTATAGGAAATTACTACTATGGAGAGTCTAACATCGAATTTATAAATAGCGACAGCAAATGGCTATTTATTTACAGAGCAGCAGTACTGTTTATGGTAGGTTTTGGTTCAGTGGCAAAGCTGGCTATAGTATGGGATATGGCAGATCTTTTCATGGGACTTATGGCTCTTCTGAATATTTATGCCATAATGAAATTAGCTCCTATTGCAAAGATTGCTCTTGATGATTATACAAAACAAAAGAAACAGGGAAAAGATCCTGTATTCAATCCTAGCTCTCTTGGAATAGTAAAAGGTGTACAATGCTGGAAAGGTAAAAAATCTAAAGTTGAAGTTAAAGAGGAAGTTGAGTTAATATAA
- a CDS encoding mannitol-1-phosphate 5-dehydrogenase, whose product MKTAIQFGAGNIGRGFIGKLLSQSGYKVYFVDVNEKIIDELKNKKEYTVEVVGEAKEDILVKNVDGVMSTSPEVLDLISEAEIITTAVGPNVLKIIAKTIAKGIEKRIENGNKENLNIIACENMINGSSFLKEEVEKHISSEALVEMNNLVGFPNSAVDRIVPPMEESDDVLKVRVEQFKEWIVEEKLFKGKIPKIEGMQLTDNLMAFVERKLFTLNTGHAITAYLGVLKGYETVKESIEDREIAAIVKEAMKESGEVLINRYGFQREKHSLYIDKIINRFKNPYLKDEVSRVGREPLRKLSFNDRLIKPLRGTIEYNTKNDNLIKGIAAALKYRNSSDEQAIKLEERLNSSDLKTAIEDITSLSNKAVIEKIIKAYS is encoded by the coding sequence ATGAAAACAGCAATTCAATTTGGTGCGGGGAATATCGGACGTGGATTCATAGGTAAACTGTTATCTCAGTCAGGATACAAGGTTTACTTTGTAGATGTGAATGAAAAAATTATTGATGAATTAAAAAATAAAAAAGAGTACACTGTGGAAGTGGTAGGAGAAGCCAAGGAAGACATACTTGTAAAAAATGTAGACGGTGTTATGTCTACTAGCCCTGAAGTGCTTGACTTGATCTCTGAAGCTGAAATAATAACAACAGCAGTCGGTCCTAACGTTCTTAAAATCATCGCAAAAACTATAGCAAAGGGAATCGAAAAAAGAATCGAAAACGGAAACAAGGAAAATTTAAACATCATAGCCTGCGAGAACATGATAAATGGTTCTAGTTTTCTGAAAGAGGAAGTGGAAAAACACATCTCTTCGGAAGCATTAGTTGAAATGAATAACCTTGTTGGATTCCCTAATTCAGCGGTGGACAGAATAGTTCCTCCTATGGAAGAGTCTGACGATGTTCTAAAAGTTCGTGTAGAGCAGTTTAAAGAGTGGATCGTAGAAGAAAAATTGTTCAAAGGTAAGATACCAAAAATAGAAGGTATGCAGCTTACAGATAATCTTATGGCCTTTGTAGAGAGAAAGCTTTTTACTCTAAACACAGGACACGCAATAACTGCATATTTAGGAGTACTAAAAGGATATGAAACTGTCAAAGAGAGTATAGAAGATAGAGAGATCGCTGCCATCGTAAAGGAAGCCATGAAAGAGAGCGGAGAAGTTCTCATCAACAGATACGGTTTTCAAAGAGAAAAACACTCTCTTTATATCGACAAGATCATCAACAGATTCAAGAATCCTTATTTAAAAGATGAAGTAAGCAGAGTAGGTAGAGAGCCACTTAGAAAGCTTAGTTTTAATGACAGACTTATAAAGCCTCTGAGAGGTACTATCGAATACAATACCAAAAATGACAATCTGATAAAAGGTATTGCAGCAGCTCTAAAATATAGGAACTCCTCAGACGAACAGGCTATTAAACTAGAAGAGAGGCTAAACAGCAGCGATCTGAAAACTGCAATTGAAGACATCACATCCCTAAGCAACAAAGCTGTAATAGAAAAAATAATCAAAGCCTATAGCTAA